The Kaustia mangrovi genome has a segment encoding these proteins:
- a CDS encoding endonuclease/exonuclease/phosphatase family protein, with translation MATPLDVLFADPAHAPADGDVPRAVVEEMRAYSAYLDGLVPPKRDIDRNILIATWNIAHFRSLTRKWAVPASSDDSPKRDYRCLWAITEIVSRFDVVAVQEVGADFRALRSAMKVLGPNWSFLMTDRNAGQGGNDEHMAYLFDTTRVSLSGLAGELVVPDEAAEFGFDEESFKRQFARNPYAVSFRTRDTTFILVTAHVDYGDEDVERMPELRGIAKWMRDWAANERRWHHNLIVLGDFNLERSDSRLYEAFVETGLSVPFLLQSHPRTIYGRASEPEAASYHDQIAWFAEGEAALIGLELADGGIVELWGRLLGDLDLTKASFSFRISDHHPLWVEFRLPS, from the coding sequence ATGGCCACGCCTCTGGACGTCCTGTTTGCCGATCCGGCGCACGCGCCGGCGGACGGCGACGTGCCGCGGGCCGTCGTCGAGGAGATGCGAGCCTATTCCGCCTATCTCGACGGGCTCGTGCCGCCTAAGCGCGATATCGACCGCAATATCCTGATCGCCACGTGGAACATCGCCCATTTCCGCTCGCTGACGCGGAAATGGGCGGTGCCCGCCTCCTCCGACGACAGCCCCAAGCGCGACTATCGTTGCCTGTGGGCGATCACGGAGATCGTCTCGCGGTTCGATGTGGTCGCCGTGCAGGAGGTCGGTGCCGATTTCCGCGCCCTGCGGTCGGCCATGAAGGTCCTCGGCCCCAATTGGAGCTTCCTCATGACCGACCGCAATGCGGGGCAGGGCGGCAATGACGAGCACATGGCCTATCTCTTCGACACGACGCGGGTCTCGCTGTCAGGGCTCGCGGGCGAGCTCGTCGTGCCGGACGAGGCGGCCGAGTTCGGCTTCGACGAGGAGAGCTTCAAGCGCCAGTTCGCCCGCAATCCCTATGCGGTGTCGTTTCGCACGCGCGACACGACCTTCATCCTGGTGACCGCCCATGTCGATTATGGCGACGAGGATGTCGAGCGAATGCCGGAGTTGCGCGGCATCGCCAAGTGGATGCGCGACTGGGCGGCCAATGAACGCCGCTGGCACCACAATCTGATCGTGCTCGGCGACTTCAATCTGGAGCGCAGCGACAGCCGGCTCTACGAGGCCTTCGTGGAGACGGGTCTCTCCGTTCCCTTCCTCCTGCAGAGCCATCCGCGCACGATCTATGGCCGCGCGTCGGAGCCGGAGGCGGCAAGCTATCACGACCAGATCGCCTGGTTCGCGGAAGGCGAGGCGGCGCTCATCGGGCTGGAGCTTGCCGATGGCGGCATCGTGGAGCTGTGGGGACGGCTGCTGGGCGATCTCGATCTCACCAAGGCGAGCTTCTCGTTCCGCATCTCCGACCACCATCCCCTCTGGGTGGAGTTCCGGCTGCCGTCGTGA
- a CDS encoding TAXI family TRAP transporter solute-binding subunit gives MTATIHRLMGYAPRAALLATALMFGASAGTVHAQGSGLPDQLAWTAYDVGSSGYNQAVAIGGALKNKLGVDLRVLPGKNDVSRQVPLRAGKVQFSATGVGASYMAQEGAFEFGTKQWGPQEVRVLVASNSDSNLSVGTAADAGIETIADLKGKRVAWVVGSPALNQNIGAILAFGGLTWDDVEKVEFPGFGAAWEGIVNNQADAAFASTTSGRAYQLEASPRGLFWPPLPHDDKEGWQRLKDAAPFFLPNAASEGATLSKEHPHEGAAYPYPILIAYDEQDPDLVYAMTKAMIELFPAYKDASPGINGWALDRQVFDWAVPYHEGAIRYFKEAGVWTDEHQAHNDRLIERQKVLKDAWAKVMAEDIDDPAEFKKAWFATRADALEAAGFKPIYQ, from the coding sequence ATGACCGCCACGATCCATCGACTGATGGGATATGCCCCGCGCGCCGCCCTGCTCGCGACCGCTCTCATGTTCGGCGCGTCCGCGGGCACGGTCCACGCTCAGGGTTCGGGGCTTCCAGACCAGCTCGCCTGGACCGCCTACGATGTGGGCTCTTCGGGCTACAACCAGGCCGTCGCCATCGGCGGCGCGCTCAAGAACAAGCTCGGCGTCGACCTGCGCGTCCTGCCCGGCAAGAACGACGTGTCGCGCCAGGTGCCCCTGCGCGCGGGCAAGGTGCAATTCTCCGCAACCGGCGTCGGCGCGAGCTACATGGCCCAGGAGGGCGCCTTCGAGTTCGGCACCAAGCAATGGGGCCCGCAGGAGGTTCGCGTGCTCGTCGCCTCCAACAGCGACAGCAACCTGTCCGTCGGGACCGCCGCCGATGCCGGGATCGAGACCATTGCGGACCTGAAGGGCAAGCGCGTGGCCTGGGTCGTCGGCTCGCCAGCGCTCAACCAGAATATCGGCGCCATTCTCGCCTTCGGCGGCCTCACCTGGGACGATGTGGAGAAGGTGGAGTTTCCGGGCTTCGGCGCGGCATGGGAAGGGATCGTGAACAACCAGGCCGATGCGGCCTTCGCGTCCACGACCTCGGGCCGCGCCTATCAGCTCGAGGCCTCGCCGCGCGGCCTTTTCTGGCCGCCGCTGCCCCATGACGACAAGGAAGGCTGGCAACGCCTGAAGGACGCCGCACCCTTCTTCCTGCCCAATGCGGCCAGCGAGGGCGCGACCCTGTCGAAGGAGCACCCGCATGAGGGGGCGGCCTATCCCTATCCGATCCTGATCGCCTATGACGAGCAGGATCCCGACCTCGTCTATGCCATGACCAAGGCCATGATCGAGCTCTTCCCCGCCTACAAGGACGCCTCTCCCGGCATCAACGGCTGGGCGCTCGACCGCCAGGTCTTCGACTGGGCCGTCCCCTATCACGAGGGCGCCATCCGCTACTTCAAGGAGGCCGGCGTGTGGACCGACGAGCACCAGGCCCACAATGACCGGCTGATCGAGCGCCAGAAGGTTCTCAAGGACGCCTGGGCAAAGGTGATGGCGGAGGATATCGACGACCCGGCCGAGTTCAAGAAGGCCTGGTTCGCCACACGCGCCGACGCGCTCGAGGCGGCCGGCTTCAAGCCCATCTACCAGTGA
- a CDS encoding AMP nucleosidase, giving the protein MPDIIQPDPIVTEEFPDAQAAVARIEAIYERNTAFLRQHFEAYLAGETPPGHIRACYPFVRIVTSSHALIDSRLSYGFVARPGVHETTLTRPDVFRDYLLEQVALLIENHGVGIAVGESAEPIPVHFAYKHDISLETQPLQRDGVLPQSPMRDLFDVPDLAAMDDAIINGTLEHGPHDPEPLALFRAGRIDYSLHRLLHYTGTSPAHFQNFVIFTNYQFYVDAFIRIAREKVAAGEPASLAFVEPGGAVTRADGHGGLETEGEPPGRLPQMPAYHLVGPGNDGITMINIGAGPSNARTMTDHVAVLRPHAWLMLGHCAGLRNTQTLGDYVLAHGYVREDHVLDDDLPTWVPVPPLAEVQVALESAVAEVTGLSGYALKSVMRTGTVASVDNRNWELGDYRAVMRRLSQSRAIALDMESAAIAANGFRCRVPYGTLLCISDKPLHGEIKLAGMAGEFYRRRVEQHLEIGLKALETLQGQERERLHSRKLRSFTEVAFQ; this is encoded by the coding sequence ATGCCCGACATCATCCAGCCGGACCCGATCGTCACCGAAGAGTTCCCGGATGCGCAGGCCGCTGTCGCGCGCATCGAGGCGATCTACGAGCGCAACACCGCCTTTCTGAGGCAGCATTTCGAGGCCTATCTGGCGGGCGAGACGCCGCCGGGGCACATCCGGGCCTGCTATCCCTTCGTGCGGATCGTGACGAGTTCCCATGCGCTCATCGATTCGCGCCTCTCCTACGGCTTCGTCGCCCGCCCGGGCGTCCACGAGACGACGCTCACCCGGCCGGACGTGTTCCGCGACTACCTTCTGGAGCAGGTCGCCCTGCTGATCGAGAATCACGGCGTCGGCATCGCGGTCGGCGAATCCGCCGAGCCGATCCCGGTCCATTTCGCCTACAAGCACGATATCAGCCTGGAAACGCAGCCTCTCCAGCGCGACGGGGTCCTGCCCCAGAGCCCGATGCGCGACCTGTTCGACGTTCCCGATCTCGCGGCGATGGACGATGCCATCATCAACGGCACGCTGGAGCACGGCCCGCACGACCCGGAGCCGCTCGCCCTCTTCCGTGCCGGGCGCATCGACTATTCGCTCCACCGTCTCCTGCATTATACGGGCACGAGCCCGGCCCATTTCCAGAACTTCGTGATCTTCACCAACTACCAGTTCTATGTCGACGCCTTCATCCGCATCGCACGCGAGAAGGTCGCCGCGGGCGAGCCCGCCAGCCTCGCCTTCGTCGAGCCGGGCGGCGCGGTCACGCGGGCCGACGGCCATGGAGGGCTGGAGACGGAAGGCGAGCCGCCCGGCCGGCTCCCCCAGATGCCGGCCTATCATCTGGTCGGGCCCGGCAATGACGGCATCACCATGATCAATATCGGCGCCGGCCCCTCCAATGCCCGCACCATGACCGACCATGTGGCGGTGCTCCGGCCCCATGCCTGGCTGATGCTCGGCCATTGCGCGGGCTTGCGGAACACTCAGACCCTCGGCGACTACGTGCTGGCCCACGGTTATGTGCGCGAGGACCATGTGCTCGACGACGACCTGCCGACCTGGGTGCCCGTGCCGCCGCTCGCGGAGGTGCAGGTGGCGCTGGAGAGCGCGGTGGCCGAGGTGACGGGACTTTCGGGCTATGCGCTGAAGAGCGTGATGCGCACCGGCACGGTGGCGAGCGTCGACAACCGCAATTGGGAGCTCGGCGACTACCGGGCCGTCATGCGCCGCCTGTCGCAGTCGCGCGCCATCGCGCTCGACATGGAATCGGCGGCCATCGCCGCCAACGGGTTCCGCTGCCGGGTACCCTACGGCACGCTCCTGTGCATCTCCGACAAGCCGCTCCATGGCGAGATCAAGCTCGCGGGCATGGCGGGCGAGTTCTACCGCCGGCGCGTCGAGCAGCATCTGGAGATCGGCCTGAAGGCCCTGGAGACGCTTCAGGGCCAGGAACGCGAGCGGCTCCATTCCCGCAAGCTGCGCAGCTTCACCGAGGTCGCCTTCCAGTGA
- a CDS encoding class I adenylate-forming enzyme family protein has protein sequence MSTACLPPEAWIHILVDRLGDMRADDEVLADDGHALTGRMLAAAVEEAAGHLAGLGVRGGDRVLVVNENCVALAVAIFALSRLGAWVVPLNARLTGEELSAISAHATPRLALYMTGVSPAAREHAERAGAEPVDLGPIGEVMAGPVADSVPEPVETDGRDQVAALIYTSGTTGTPKGVMLTHANLLFVARMSGHLRRLSPKDRVYGVLPVSHVFGLASMFLGSLCYGTRLRLVARFDAKAAARALEEDRVSVFQGVPAMYARLLELATVRGAPLAAPDLRYISAGGAPLDMTLKRRVEEMWGLALHNGYGLTETAPTVSTTDIDRPAADDTVGPPMPGLGIRIEDPATGREAGPGAIGELCVKGPLVMKGYYRDPDGTARVLEPDGWFHTGDLARRDAEGNLYIVGRLKELIIRSGFNVYPVEVEAALNTHPDVALCAVVGRPVDGNEEVVACVQPVAGSALDEAALRAHVEARLAPYKRPSRYLIMAELPATPTGKLLKATLARMVRDEMR, from the coding sequence ATGAGCACGGCCTGCCTTCCCCCGGAGGCCTGGATCCACATCCTTGTCGACCGGCTTGGCGACATGCGCGCCGACGACGAGGTGCTGGCCGACGATGGCCATGCCCTCACCGGCCGCATGCTGGCGGCGGCGGTGGAGGAGGCCGCGGGCCACCTTGCCGGGCTCGGCGTGCGCGGCGGCGACCGGGTGCTGGTGGTCAACGAGAACTGTGTTGCGCTCGCGGTCGCGATCTTCGCGCTGAGCCGGCTCGGCGCGTGGGTGGTGCCGCTTAACGCCCGCCTGACGGGCGAGGAGCTCTCCGCGATTTCGGCCCATGCGACGCCGCGGCTTGCGCTCTACATGACGGGCGTGTCGCCGGCGGCGCGCGAGCATGCCGAGCGGGCGGGCGCGGAACCGGTCGATCTCGGACCCATCGGGGAGGTGATGGCGGGACCTGTGGCCGACAGCGTGCCCGAACCGGTCGAGACCGACGGGCGCGATCAGGTCGCGGCCCTCATCTACACCTCCGGCACGACCGGAACGCCGAAGGGGGTCATGCTGACCCATGCGAACCTGCTGTTTGTCGCGCGCATGTCGGGTCATTTGCGGCGCCTGTCCCCGAAGGACCGTGTCTATGGCGTGCTGCCGGTGTCCCATGTCTTCGGGCTCGCCTCCATGTTCCTCGGTTCGCTGTGCTACGGGACGCGGTTGAGGCTGGTTGCGCGCTTTGACGCGAAGGCCGCTGCCCGCGCGCTTGAGGAGGACCGGGTGAGCGTCTTTCAGGGCGTGCCCGCCATGTATGCCCGGCTGCTCGAGCTCGCGACCGTCCGGGGAGCGCCGCTGGCCGCGCCCGACCTTCGCTACATCTCCGCAGGCGGCGCACCACTCGACATGACGCTCAAGCGCCGGGTGGAGGAGATGTGGGGCCTTGCGCTCCATAATGGTTACGGGCTGACGGAGACCGCGCCCACCGTCTCCACCACCGATATCGACCGCCCGGCGGCGGACGACACGGTCGGGCCGCCCATGCCGGGCCTCGGGATCCGGATCGAGGATCCGGCGACGGGGCGGGAGGCGGGGCCTGGCGCGATCGGCGAGCTGTGTGTGAAAGGGCCGTTGGTCATGAAGGGCTATTACCGCGACCCGGACGGCACCGCGCGCGTGCTCGAACCGGACGGCTGGTTCCACACGGGCGATCTCGCGCGCCGCGATGCGGAAGGCAATCTCTATATTGTCGGACGGCTGAAGGAGCTCATCATCCGCTCCGGCTTCAATGTCTATCCGGTGGAGGTGGAGGCCGCGCTCAACACCCATCCCGATGTCGCGCTGTGCGCCGTCGTCGGGCGCCCTGTCGACGGCAACGAGGAGGTCGTGGCCTGCGTCCAGCCCGTGGCGGGTTCCGCGCTCGACGAGGCGGCCCTGCGTGCCCATGTCGAGGCGCGGCTTGCGCCCTACAAGCGCCCGTCGCGCTATCTCATCATGGCGGAGTTGCCGGCGACCCCCACGGGCAAGCTTCTCAAGGCGACGCTCGCCCGGATGGTCCGCGACGAGATGCGATAA
- a CDS encoding ferredoxin reductase family protein, with amino-acid sequence MLLNIKRTLWGLLAALTVLWVLAETHVFQPANFFAFRGSMVQYTGVIAMGAMSVAMILALRPRWPERWFHGLDKMYRLHKWLGITALVVSIVHWLWSQAPKWAVGWGWLARPERGARAAIENPVQQLFASLRGTAEGLGEWAFYAAVLLIVVALVKVIPYRPFYKTHRLLAVAYLVLAFHTVVLMTFSHWATPIGVAMAVLVAAGSYAAVVVLLRRVGIDRQVRGRIVSLERYPGVRALETEIEVPRDWPGHKAGQFAFATSDTAEGAHPYTIASGWHPRNPRITFVTKALGDYTSRLHETLCVGQEVKIEGPYGCFTFDDGRPRQIWIGGGIGITPFIAAMKHRVLEREADPGVRQPVIDLFHSTADYDETALGKLEADAKAADVRLHLLVDARDGLLTGDRIREAVPDWSDASLWFCGPIGFGAALRRDFAAHGLPVSERFHQELFEMR; translated from the coding sequence ATGCTGCTGAATATCAAGCGCACGCTCTGGGGCCTTCTGGCGGCCCTGACCGTCTTGTGGGTCCTGGCCGAAACCCATGTATTCCAGCCGGCGAACTTCTTCGCCTTCCGCGGTAGCATGGTCCAGTACACCGGCGTCATCGCCATGGGGGCGATGAGCGTCGCCATGATCCTCGCCCTGCGCCCGCGCTGGCCGGAGCGATGGTTCCACGGGCTGGACAAGATGTACCGCCTGCACAAATGGCTCGGCATCACGGCCCTCGTCGTCTCCATCGTCCACTGGCTCTGGAGCCAGGCGCCGAAATGGGCGGTCGGCTGGGGTTGGCTCGCACGGCCGGAACGCGGTGCGCGGGCCGCTATCGAGAACCCTGTTCAGCAGCTTTTCGCAAGCCTGCGCGGCACCGCGGAAGGACTTGGCGAGTGGGCATTCTACGCCGCCGTTCTGCTGATCGTGGTGGCGCTCGTCAAGGTCATCCCCTACCGGCCCTTCTACAAGACGCACCGGCTGCTGGCGGTGGCCTATCTGGTGCTCGCCTTCCACACGGTCGTGCTGATGACGTTCAGCCACTGGGCGACGCCCATCGGCGTGGCGATGGCGGTCCTGGTGGCCGCCGGCAGCTATGCGGCGGTCGTCGTGCTCCTGCGCCGCGTCGGCATCGACCGGCAGGTCCGCGGCAGGATCGTCTCTCTGGAACGCTATCCGGGCGTGCGGGCGCTGGAGACCGAGATCGAGGTGCCCCGGGACTGGCCCGGCCACAAGGCCGGCCAGTTCGCCTTCGCGACATCCGACACCGCGGAGGGCGCGCACCCCTATACCATCGCGTCCGGCTGGCACCCGAGGAACCCGCGCATCACCTTCGTGACGAAGGCACTTGGCGACTATACGAGCCGCCTGCACGAAACGCTGTGCGTCGGCCAGGAGGTGAAGATCGAGGGGCCCTATGGCTGCTTCACCTTCGATGACGGCCGCCCCCGCCAGATCTGGATCGGCGGCGGCATCGGCATCACGCCCTTCATCGCGGCCATGAAGCACAGGGTGCTCGAGCGCGAGGCCGATCCCGGCGTGCGCCAGCCCGTCATAGACCTTTTCCATTCCACCGCCGACTACGACGAGACGGCGCTCGGCAAGCTGGAGGCGGACGCGAAGGCGGCCGATGTGCGGCTGCATCTCCTGGTCGACGCCCGCGACGGCCTGCTGACCGGGGACCGCATCCGCGAGGCCGTGCCGGACTGGAGCGACGCCAGTCTCTGGTTCTGCGGCCCCATCGGCTTCGGCGCCGCGCTCAGGCGGGATTTCGCAGCCCACGGCCTGCCGGTCTCGGAGCGCTTCCACCAGGAGCTCTTCGAGATGCGGTGA
- a CDS encoding TRAP transporter permease, whose product MAGTAELSEPVRYRELQAPWRMVTVVLTLGAILLAVNQLFNLQLFGIVILDTRYLYALAGVFLAITFLTFPAYSGAPLARTPWYDIALALLSAATSGYFVWTAERSLLEGWEYAAPESAMWASVVLWLLILEATRRTGGWVIFAIVLFFSLYPTFADLVPGPISGFAQPLPDTLVFHILSSESSFGIPMRAFGELVIGFIVFGATLQHTGGGRFFNDLALSLVGGFRGGAAKVAIFASGFMGSMSGSVISNVLTTGAVSIPAMKRTGFSAPYAAGTEACASTGGVLMPPVMGTTAFVMASFLGLPYIEVAAAAAIPSVLYYFGLFVQIDAYAARRDLQGMAREELPSLKETCAQGWQYLLVFAVLIFIMIGLRQETLAPFYATGLLLVINQLSRATRLDWPGLMTLAEGVGRSLCELVALLLGVGLIVGAFSATGLAGTLVNDLIFLAGDAPIVLLVMGAVTSFIFGMGMTVTACYIFLAVVLAPALTQTGMNQVAVHLFIMYWGMVSYITPPVALGAFTAATLARTSPMRSGLAAMRLGSVIYLVPFFFVLNPALIGQGSLAEMAVLVVTALFGVYLIGSALQGYAAGFGAFGSTPLGLALRVLLFASGLVFAAPGNAGLGLTHLHLALIGAALAAPCLAYARLQRRQSVAA is encoded by the coding sequence ATGGCCGGCACTGCCGAGTTGAGCGAACCCGTACGGTACCGCGAACTGCAAGCCCCCTGGCGCATGGTGACTGTCGTCCTGACGCTCGGGGCGATCCTTCTCGCGGTCAACCAGCTGTTCAATCTCCAGCTCTTCGGCATCGTCATTCTCGACACGCGCTATCTCTATGCGCTGGCCGGCGTCTTCCTCGCGATCACCTTCCTGACCTTTCCGGCCTATTCCGGCGCGCCGCTCGCGCGCACGCCCTGGTACGACATCGCGCTCGCCCTCCTGTCGGCGGCGACGTCCGGCTATTTCGTGTGGACGGCGGAGCGGAGCCTCCTGGAGGGTTGGGAATATGCCGCGCCGGAGAGCGCCATGTGGGCGAGCGTCGTGCTGTGGCTGCTCATCCTGGAGGCGACGCGGCGCACGGGCGGCTGGGTGATCTTCGCGATCGTCCTGTTCTTCTCGCTCTATCCGACCTTCGCCGACCTCGTGCCCGGCCCGATCTCGGGCTTCGCGCAGCCGCTGCCCGACACGCTCGTCTTCCACATCCTCTCCAGCGAGAGCTCCTTTGGCATTCCCATGCGCGCCTTCGGGGAGCTCGTGATCGGCTTCATCGTGTTCGGCGCCACGCTGCAGCATACGGGCGGCGGGCGCTTCTTCAACGATCTCGCCCTGTCGCTCGTCGGCGGTTTCCGAGGCGGCGCGGCCAAGGTCGCGATCTTCGCCAGCGGCTTCATGGGCTCCATGAGCGGCAGCGTGATCTCCAACGTGCTCACCACCGGCGCCGTGTCGATCCCGGCCATGAAGCGCACCGGCTTCTCCGCGCCCTACGCGGCGGGAACGGAGGCCTGCGCCTCGACCGGCGGCGTGCTGATGCCGCCGGTCATGGGCACCACGGCCTTCGTCATGGCCTCGTTCCTGGGCCTGCCCTATATCGAGGTCGCCGCGGCCGCGGCCATTCCCTCCGTCCTCTACTATTTCGGCCTGTTCGTGCAGATCGACGCCTATGCCGCCCGCCGGGACCTGCAGGGCATGGCGCGCGAGGAGCTGCCGAGCCTGAAGGAGACCTGCGCGCAAGGCTGGCAGTATCTCCTCGTCTTCGCGGTGCTGATCTTCATCATGATCGGCCTGAGGCAGGAAACGCTCGCACCGTTCTACGCGACCGGTCTCCTGCTCGTGATCAATCAGCTCTCCAGGGCGACGCGCCTCGACTGGCCGGGCCTCATGACGCTTGCCGAGGGCGTCGGCCGGTCCCTGTGCGAGCTCGTCGCGCTGCTGCTCGGCGTCGGGCTGATCGTCGGCGCCTTCTCCGCGACCGGGCTTGCGGGAACGCTCGTCAACGACCTCATCTTCCTGGCCGGCGACGCGCCGATCGTTCTGCTCGTCATGGGCGCCGTCACGAGCTTCATCTTCGGCATGGGGATGACGGTCACGGCCTGCTACATCTTCCTCGCCGTGGTGCTGGCCCCCGCGCTCACCCAGACGGGCATGAACCAGGTCGCCGTCCATCTCTTCATCATGTATTGGGGCATGGTGTCCTACATCACGCCGCCCGTGGCGCTCGGCGCCTTCACCGCCGCGACGCTCGCCCGCACGAGCCCGATGCGCTCGGGCCTGGCGGCCATGCGGCTCGGCAGCGTCATCTATCTGGTGCCCTTCTTCTTCGTGCTGAACCCGGCGCTCATCGGCCAGGGTTCGCTGGCGGAAATGGCCGTGCTCGTCGTCACCGCCCTGTTCGGCGTCTATCTCATCGGATCGGCGCTGCAGGGCTATGCGGCGGGCTTCGGCGCCTTCGGCTCAACGCCCCTCGGGCTCGCCCTGCGCGTGCTCCTCTTCGCCTCGGGTCTCGTCTTCGCGGCCCCCGGCAATGCGGGCCTCGGCCTGACCCATCTGCACCTCGCCCTGATCGGTGCGGCGCTCGCGGCCCCCTGCCTCGCCTATGCCCGGCTCCAGCGACGCCAGAGCGTGGCGGCCTGA
- a CDS encoding acyl-CoA dehydrogenase family protein: protein MALDPETLEHLLDTVRRFVRERLVPMEHKIAEDDEIPSTLLDEMRALGLFGLSIPEEYGGLGLAMAEEVRVAFELGQTSPAFRSMLGTNNGIGSQGIVLDGREEQKRAYLPRLASGEIIGSFALTEPDSGSDAAALKTTAIRDGDHYVVNGTKRFITNAPEAGLFTLMARTDPEEKGARGISAFLVEAGASGLRIGPVDRKMGQRGAHTADVIFEDCRVPASALLGDREGQGFKTAMKVLDRGRLHIAAVCVGVAERLIRDSLAYAMERKQFGRPIADFQLIQAMLADSRAEAYAGRAMVLDAATRRDAGETVATEAASAKLFCSEMVGRVADRAVQIHGGAGYIADYGVERFYRDVRLFRIYEGTSQIQQLVIARNMIRDAAS, encoded by the coding sequence ATGGCCCTCGATCCCGAAACGCTGGAGCATCTTCTCGACACCGTGCGCCGCTTTGTGCGCGAGCGGCTGGTGCCGATGGAGCACAAGATCGCCGAGGACGACGAGATCCCGTCCACGCTTCTGGACGAGATGCGCGCGCTCGGCCTGTTCGGCCTGTCGATCCCGGAGGAGTATGGCGGGCTGGGGCTCGCCATGGCGGAGGAGGTGCGCGTCGCCTTCGAGCTCGGCCAGACCTCTCCGGCCTTCCGCTCAATGCTCGGCACCAATAACGGCATCGGTTCGCAGGGCATCGTGCTCGATGGCAGGGAGGAGCAGAAGCGCGCCTATCTCCCGAGGCTCGCGAGCGGCGAGATCATCGGCTCCTTCGCGCTGACCGAGCCGGACTCCGGCTCCGACGCCGCCGCGCTCAAGACGACCGCCATTCGCGATGGCGACCACTATGTGGTCAACGGCACCAAGCGGTTCATCACCAACGCGCCGGAAGCGGGGCTGTTCACGCTCATGGCGCGTACCGACCCGGAAGAGAAGGGTGCGCGCGGCATTTCCGCCTTCCTGGTGGAGGCGGGCGCGTCGGGGCTCAGGATCGGCCCGGTCGACCGGAAGATGGGCCAGCGCGGGGCCCATACCGCCGATGTGATCTTCGAGGATTGCCGCGTGCCGGCGAGCGCGCTTCTGGGGGACCGCGAGGGCCAGGGCTTCAAGACGGCCATGAAGGTGCTCGACCGCGGCCGGCTCCATATCGCGGCGGTCTGTGTGGGCGTGGCCGAACGACTGATCCGCGACAGTCTCGCCTATGCCATGGAGCGCAAGCAGTTCGGCCGGCCGATAGCCGATTTCCAGCTCATTCAGGCGATGCTCGCCGACAGCCGGGCGGAGGCCTATGCGGGCCGCGCCATGGTGCTCGACGCGGCGACACGGCGCGATGCCGGCGAGACGGTGGCGACCGAGGCGGCCTCCGCCAAGCTCTTCTGCTCGGAGATGGTGGGACGCGTCGCCGACCGCGCGGTGCAGATCCATGGCGGGGCCGGCTATATCGCCGATTACGGCGTGGAGCGATTCTATCGCGATGTGCGCCTGTTCCGCATCTATGAGGGGACGAGCCAGATCCAGCAGCTCGTCATCGCCCGCAACATGATCCGGGACGCCGCCTCATGA